One part of the Raphanus sativus cultivar WK10039 chromosome 7, ASM80110v3, whole genome shotgun sequence genome encodes these proteins:
- the LOC108816088 gene encoding uncharacterized protein LOC108816088, producing the protein MNRVKKTEVITDSEEHRTMQGLSYSTEPFSPSFSFYVSGEIIEAAVRVVRESHCDDTAEFEFETSPLCEENFFHFPTMTEMKSFKREEEEDDGVTSKNLFYGGWILDQSVSSPSQSPSSSSESEDSEDLSPRRYNCFWSPTRTPARVDSSKSKKTSNSPRRCRIKDLLRRSHSDGAVSTKSEHKRCRFRDLLRRSHSDGGGSGGSSVLPSGNSSPVTRGKSKTTSNKSTTANTGEVNMRRKTYLPYRQDLIGVFAGMSRLRR; encoded by the coding sequence ATGAACAGAGTCAAGAAGACAGAAGTTATTACAGATAGCGAAGAACACAGAACCATGCAAGGTCTTTCTTATTCAACGGAGCCGTTTAGCCCCAGCTTCAGTTTTTACGTCTCCGGTGAGATCATCGAAGCCGCCGTTAGAGTTGTCCGTGAGTCTCACTGCGACGACACCGCTGAGTTCGAGTTCGAAACATCGCCGTTATGCGAAGAGAACTTCTTCCATTTCCCAACGATGACGGAGATGAAATCTTTCAAGcgtgaggaggaagaagacgatgGCGTCACTTCGAAGAATCTTTTCTACGGTGGATGGATTCTTGACCAATCTGTATCCTCGCCGTCTCAGTCGCCTTCTTCATCTTCCGAGTCTGAAGACTCGGAGGATCTTTCTCCGAGAAGATACAACTGTTTCTGGAGCCCGACACGAACTCCGGCGAGAGTCGATAGCTCCAAGAGCAAAAAAACTTCGAACTCACCGAGACGGTGTCGTATCAAGGATCTTCTGAGGAGGAGCCACAGCGACGGAGCTGTTTCGACCAAGAGCGAGCATAAACGGTGTCGTTTCAGGGATCTTCTGAGGAGAAGCCACAGTGACGGTGGAGGAAGTGGTGGGTCTTCGGTTTTGCCGAGCGGTAACAGCTCGCCCGTAACGAGAGGGaaaagtaaaacgacgtcgaATAAGTCTACTACTGCTAACACTGGGGAGGTGAATATGAGAAGAAAGACTTATTTACCTTACAGGCAAGATTTGATCGGTGTTTTCGCCGGAATGAGTAGACTCCGTCGATAA